The genomic interval TAGAATGGTATGGtatggtacatacatacatactatggGATGGTATGCTACTgacacaaaaccagacacacaaATCAAAGGAACagcatagagagcccagaatgaaccctcaactctatggtcaactaatcttcaacaaagcaggaaagaatgtccaatggaaaaaaagacagtctcttcaacaaatggtgttgggaagattgcatagctacatgcagaagaatgaaactggaccatttccttacacaacacacaaaaatagactcaaaatggatgaaagacctcaatgtgagataggaatccttcaaaatccttgaggagaacacaagcagcaacctcttcctggaaacatcgccaaaggcaagagaagcaagggcaaaatgaactagtgagacttcatcaagatcaaaagcttttgcacaaaaaaggaaacagtcaacaaaaccaaaagacaactgacagaataggagaatatatttgcaaacgacatatcaaataaagggctagtatccaaaatttataaagaacttaccaaactcaacacccaaagaacaaataatccaatcaagaaatgggaagaggacatgaacagacattttggcaaagaagacatccagatggccaacagacacatgaaaaagtgctccacatcactcggcatcagggaaatacaaatcaaaactacaatgagataccacctcacaccagtcagaatggctaaaattaaccagtcaggaaaggacagatgttggcaaggatgcagagaaaggggagccctcctactctgttggtgggaatgcaagctggtgcaaccactctggaaaacagtatagaggttcctcaaaaagttgaaaatagagctaccctgtgacccagcaatcacactactgggtgtttaccctaaagatacaacagatgctgaaaaagatacaaatgtggtcatccaaaggggtacatgcgctcaatgtttatagcagcaatgtccacaatagccaaactatgaaagaatcaacatgtccatcaacagatgaatgaataaagaagatgtggtgtgtgtgtgtgtatatacacacacacacacacacacacacacacacaccacatcttctttattcattcatctgttgatggacatgttgattctttcatatatatatatatatatatatatatgacatgatGGACATGTTGAttctttctcatatatatatatatatatatatatatatatatatatatatatataatggaatactatgcagccatcacaaaatgaaattttgccatttgcagcaacatggatggaactagagggtattatgctaagcaaaataagtcaatcagagaaagacaattatgatatgatctctctgatatgaggaatttgagaggcagggttggggagggtcatggggagaaaggaggaaaaaaatgaaacaaaatgggaccagggagggagacaaaccataagagactcttaatctcacaaaacaaactgagggttgctggggggaggttgTGAGGCatgggggtggctgggttattgacattggggaggttatgtgctatggtgagtgctgtgaattgtgcaagactgatgattcacagacctgtacccttgatgcaaataatacattatatgttaatttttaaaaaacgatataactaccatatgacccagcagccCCACATtgaggtatatatccaaagaaaataaaatcagtgtctCAAAGAGAtgtctgcactcccatgttcattgcagaatTACTCACAGTacctaagatatggaaacaatgtaaactggaggaatgaataaagaagttgtggtgcatacatacacacgatggaatataattcagctctaaagaagaaggaaattctgccatttgcgacaacatggatgaaactggagggcattatgctgaatgaaataagccagacaaagacataTACTATATGGTATCATTTCTTggtggaatctaaacaaacaaataaaaagtcaaactcataaaaacaaagagcagaatggtggttgccagggactggggagtggaggaaatggggagatgttggtcaaagagtacaaaattctaaccatagatgaataagttctggggatgcaAGGTACAGCATGGCgtctgtagttaataatactatattgtgcacttgaaatttgctaagagaataaattttctttccccaaactgaaaagtttttattttttattgaaatataactgacATAACATCATGcaagtttcagatgtacaacatgcTGATTTTATACACTTGTGTATtgcaacataaaaaaaatttttaaggttttattttttcatttgagagagtaagcaagcaagagggaaagaacacaagcaggggggtagagcagaaggagagggagaagcagactccctgctgagtaggaagcccaactCAGAGACcagagcagatgcttaatcaactgagtcacccaggcaccccacaaagtgtaaaattttaagtgttacCAACACCCACACAAATGGTAATTCTGTGAGTGAGGGCATGTTAATTAACCTCATTGTACTAATCATTTCACACTATATGGTGTATCAAGTCATCACATTGGTACACTTTAAATAGATgccattttatttgtcaattatacctcaatacagCTGGGACATTTTTTTAACCCtaactttttcatttccttccctgttgtttctcccctccctccaggacCCCATCTTCACCATCTTCCAGTAAGATAGGAGTCAGGATAGAATTAACCAAGGGTCTCTATTACTTTTGTGGGCTCTTTACATCCCTGTAACAATAGGACTGCCTAATATTAGACAGGAGTCCCCCATTTCAGAGACATAATTAGAAATATTACTCTagctttttctagaaattttttctagaaatattacTCTACTTTTAAGTAACTGTTATTCTTGATCTgaacaaacaacagaaacttttGTTTGTAAAGTTGTAGTAAGTAACAGCCAAGAGAGTTGGGAAGAGACTGAGGGAGGCTCATTATACTAATTATCTAGGGATCCCAAACCCCAGCAAACTTTGGAGAAGAGTAGATCCCTTaggaaaacaaagatgcaacCTAAATCTTTCAACCCTGATGTCACCTCCACAAAGGGATGTGTTTGTTCCAGGAATAGCTCACCCACTCTCCCCTAGAGCCCATTGTCCACGGAAGAAATATCATCTCCCAGAGATTGAGCCAATACGAAGATGTAATAAAAGTCTCTATCAGTCAAAATCACCCCCATTAGTCCAAGAGGAGGATGAAGGAGAAATGCACCAAAAGGTAACTATATTCTTCCAAGGCTTCCCCCAGGATGGTCTTGCTGAAAATGGAAGACTTCAATATTCTGTGCTCAGAAGATCCTATGACCTGAAGGATGAATGGATTCAAGTTCTGGGAAACCCTCCTACCCAGGGAATGCCAGCTGATCATTCAGGATGCTTTGGGAAAAGATAGGTGTTCTTAGAGAATGCTGTCAAATTCATGAGAGATGAAGATCTCACACTAACAGCGTAAGATCCCCATGTAGAGCCTTAGACAATATTGCATCCTCAAGAAGTACCCATGAGGACCAGGTATCTTCTGCTATCCTGTGAGTAATGTACTTGGCATGGCCTGATTGGGACTTCCGCAGAGGGCTACTAGATCCCTGATCTGGACCTGTGAGCTAACCTCCACCTTGGCATGGCAAAGTGGCTTCTTCAACCCTCCTATTTCATGCACTTTGTTCTTATATTCCTTTATAAGACTGGCACATCTAACATACACATGGTATAACTTTAGCCCCACCCACCATCCAGATCTCCTTATTCGTTCAGTCACTCACTCACATGGAGGAATTTTGTCTGTCCCACCCTGTACACTAGTTAACTGGCCCTTGGAAAACTCAAAGCTCTGAACATTATTGAGTCTGGGTAAAACCTTTAATGCTTTTCCTTAGAAGGAATAGATCTCACCCTCCTTTCAAATGAACTGTCCAGAGACCATGCAATTCCAGCATAGTAGGACGAATCTCTAGGACATACACAGATTTCCCCACTGGGCACCGCATAATTAACTTAAAACAATGAATGCTCTAGGTAGATGGTGAGACATGTTCAGGCTCTTAGGCTGCCCGGCAAGTGTCTTCATTCACCAAGTATATAAGATAAAAGAGGAAATGCCTAGGATTCGAGATGTGGCCGATTTCCCTTCCTATCTGGACTCCCCTTCCCCTCAGAGGTTGACTTCTGgtttgaaataggaaaaaagcCAGAAGATTATCAGCAGCACTATCCATGTCCCAAATCCTTGAGCTGGTCACAGAGTGTTTTCATGGTTCGTGTGTGTTAAGATTATGATTTAAGCCAGAGCTTTGACCTCCCCTCCCACTTGCATCCAACTCTTCCTGGTCTTAGTCTCTATTCCATCTTTCTTCCACTGTGTCCCACCAGGATTTCTCCTAAAAAGCCTTCTTTCTATTAGCTCCTGATGGTGTTTCTGGGTATCATATTCATGTTGGATCCTGCATCTGGGTATCATGTTTATGTTGGATCTTGCTTCTGTTCCAGAACAGCTGAGTAACTTTCTTGCCCCCCCGCCAGCTCACCTTTGCACCTCAAAGACCaacctctctcactttctctctcttttttaagtagactccacacccagcatggagccaaggGGGTTCTTGAAtgcacaagcctgagatcaagagtcaaatgatttaccaactgagctgcccaggctccCCATAGGCCTTTTTTTCAAATGGCTAAGAATCTAAACAATGTTAAGCCTAGGAATAATACTGAGGAATAGCCGTCGTTATGTCCTCAGAGACTAATCAACTATTTTGTCTCAATAACTGTGAACAAATGTCAGATATAGTGGTAGTTTGTAGAATGAATGGTGTGGTTggtgctaaaaagaaaataaaaccataacaaaaggaaaagtgtATACAGTTTACCAGTTCATCCTTTCTACTGGTATCCCCTAGCATTTCCTTCATCCCAAGTACTTAACATGGGTCCCAATCTTATTCTCCAGTGACTGGCAAATAATTCTTGCTACAGCTCTGTAAGGTAATTAAGGTTGTAGTTGATAATGTCTAAGGGAGGAAACTTACAGGAATTCTgactttaagattttaatttttaaggaatctctacacccaacgtgagactcaaactcacaaccctgaaatcatgctctactgactgagccagccaggcacccttagggaatgctgacttttaaaaagagaccTTTTTAAGGTTTGGGGGGTTTTGCTGCTGGGAGCACTTTGGCAGACATAACCAGAGCTCCACTTACTAGCTCAAAACCCAGACCGTCTCAAAGATGGAGAATATCCCCTTAGAGAATGTTTGTGGGGAGACATCTCCACCTTCTCATGAGGAAAAGCAAGCTCTCTTCACATAGGCCAATTTAAGACTAGTTGGCATATGACTCTGCAAGGCTTCTGGCCCCTAGGAAGTACGATATAAATGACGTGTCCTCAACCTCTTCTGTGTCAAatgccaccccatccctctctcaGGCATTTGAGgtgctgttcattcattcagtaaatgtttactgaaacTGATTATTTCAGAAAACTTGTTCTAAGGGCTGTAACAAATACAAATTAGTAGACATTTTTTGACCTGATGAGCAACACATGAAAAACAagtataaaattcaataaaatcaaatgatatataataaaattatgaggGATACAGGAAAGAATCACTCATTCAGAAGAGGTTTCATTAAAATGATAGcactttttaaagagagagataaaggataAATAGGACGTGAAAGGCTAATAATTGCCGAACCAACATCACATGCAGAAGCACAGATGCATAAAATGGAACTAAGATATTGTAAAAAGTCTATTCTATCTAAAACCCACCAGAAAATGTTGAGAGAAGAACACAGATATACCATCTGAGAACAGATCCTTAACGACCTTGACTAACAAACCCTCTtagaaatctttatttataaacacaCTATCCAAATTATGCTATTTTGATTTGTAAGAGTTGTGTCTTTCTCTCatagattttctctctctctctctctttattaatCTAAATACTAGTGAAAGACATCACATTTTCAGGTAATCTCAAAAAGGAATAGAGTTCTATACATTCTAAATCAATTTACCTGAGTATATGTAACTGTGCAGTGAATGGCTAAATTAAGCAAAAAGATTTCCTACCCTCAAATATGAACTGTTTTTTGTATGCAAAGATCCACTATTGGactaaatataagaataaaaagcaTGGGAAAAAGACTATAATGTTAGGGGTAAAGGGATTTGTTCAGTatcaagaataaaattttgttggGTTAAAAAAGTAAGCaagcaaaaatcttaaaaaaaaaaaaaaaaaaaaaagtaagcaagaggggagcctgggtggctcagtgggttaggcctctaacttcggctcaggtcatggtctcaggatcctgggatagagccccacatctggctctctgctcagcggggagcctgcttcctcctcgctctctgcctgcctctctgacttcttataatctctatcaaataaataaataaataaaatcttttttttaaaaagtaagcaagGATAATTTTTGCTATTGGGGACTTACTTACATCACCCTGAAAACCACCATTTTCTCCTCCAACACAAAAATGCCTGGGaccaaacaagagacaaaaatccCCAGGCTATCTACACAACAAGCCTGAATAGTGAGTAGTACGAAGATACCACCCTCGTGAAAACAAAGGACTCCTTCAGCTGAAAATGGAACACTCATCCCTCTTTCCTTTCAGTTCCAAGTGCCCTCAGATACCCAGAACACCACAAATCCTGATGTTGCACATTTCTGATTGGCCATCCCCTGCGGATGTCAGAGGAGCCATGAGGAACCACACCACTGTCACTGAGTTTGTCCTGCTGGGGCTCTCAGATGCCTGTGAGCTACAGATGCTCATCTTCCTGGGGCTGCTCCTGACCTACCTCCTCACTCTGCTGGGGAACCTCCTCATTGTGGGCATCACCCTCACGGACAGGCGCCTCCACACCCCGATGTACTACTTCCTCCGCAACTTTGCTGTCCTGGAGATCTGGTTCACCTCGGTCATCTTCCCCAAGATGCTGACCAACATCCTGACTGGATACAAGACCATTTCTCTCCCAGGTTGCTTTCTCcagtttttcctctatttcttcctgggcACCACCGAGTTCTTCCTACTGGCAGTGATGTCCTTTGACAGGTATGTGGCCATATGTAACCCCCTGCGTTATGCCACCATCATGAGCAAAAGGGTCTGTATCCAGCTAGTTCTTTGTTCATGGATGACAGGATTCCTTCTCATCATCTTTCCAAGTTTCATCACTTTTCAACAGCCATTCTGTGGCCCCAATGTCATTAATCATTTCTTCTGTGACAACTTCCCACTCCTGGAGCTCATATGTGCAGACACGAGTCTGATAGAGCTCCTGGGCTTTATTACAGCCAATGTCAGTTTACTGGGCACATTGTCCGTGACGGCCACCTGCTATGGCCACATCCTCCACACCATCCTGCGCATCCCCTCAGCCAAGGAGAGGCAGAAAGCCTTCTCAACCTGCTCCTCCCACATCATTGTCGTGTCTCTCTTCTATGGCAGCTGCATCTTCATGTACGTCCGATCAGGGAAGGGCAATGAGGGAGAGGACAAAAACAAGGTGGTGGCCTTGCTCAATACCGTGGTGACCCCGATGCTCAATCCCTTCATCTACACCCTGAGGAACAAACAGGTGAAGCAGGTGTTTAGGGAGCAGGCAAACAGACTCTTCTTATAAAGCCGTGGAACTAAGAAGTTGGAGCTAATATTCCCAGACAAGCTAAGGGACTATCAGGTCCCAGCAAGAAAATGAGACTTCCCCACTTAGAAAATTCTCTGATGCCATGTTTCTAGGGTATCAGTCACTATGCAATTCAGCATGAACTCATGATTCCTCTAGACCGTCAaggcatttttattaattatcagATTTGAATTACTCTCTTCATTCCGCCTGTGTCTGCCTGGCCTCCCAacagaatataaagaactctttggGAGCAGGTAATAGATCTGTAACTCACCATAAGCCTCAAGCACCAACCCATTGGCACTGACCATACAAATACTCAATAAGTGCTTGCAGACTAATTGGATTGTTCTGTGTCTGTTGCTCCAACACCCTCAGAGGAGAGAACAGTCCTCTGTTAGCACTGCCCTCATTTCACACTTGCACTGCTGTCACAGTAACACATCAGCAAGAACTCAACAAAGGACTAAGGCTGACTCCTCATTATTTGTATATAAGCTACTTATGGTCTTTTAGTACTAAAATTCATAGAAATTCCTCATTCCTAATGACAAAGGCTCTTTGACCTACTAGTTGGTTTCTTCTCtttagcctcagttttctcccctgtaaaatgggaatgcaaTGCCCATTCCAAAGGAGTATGAAGAGAGTCAAATGAGATATCTACGCAAGATGCCTCAAGtagtgactggcacatagtaagtcctcaataaatgttagttcatTTCCTCCATTTATCATCCTATCttccctcatttctttctgaAGTTCACACCAGTTCTCAGCAAAACGATTTCTATTCAAATTGCTATAAATTGTgtattccagggatgcctgggtggctcagtcattaagcctctgcctctggctcaggtcatgatcccagggtcctggaatcaagccccgcatcaggctccttgctcagcaggaactctgcttctcctttgcccactccccctgcctctgttccctctcttgctgtctctctctctgtgtcaaataaataagtaaaatattttttaattgtgtattgCAAATATTGTAGTAAATACCATATAAAGTGAAATACACAATTTGACCTGTTGAAGTTTGTTACTAAAATGTTCACTATgttcatgaaggaaaaaataaagacacactggcaaataagcaaacattaaataaagaaattaattactgtatttattctttccaaaataataattacacaAATGTCATGTTCAAGAAAATGTATTATGTGGCTTGGAATACACTTGGTTACATCATCCTCCTTGTGGGCCAGGTCTTCAAGGCTCCGCAAATTTTGAACCCAGCACAACACTCCAGCCAAATCTCACAACACCATCACCCTCTTCCTGACTCACTGGCCCTCTTGCTGTGCTTCAGGAACACCAGCTTTTTGCCATATCATGGCCTTGAAATACTCTGTTCTCTTTGCCTAGAAACTTTCATGACCAGTCACCTGGGCAACCCTGATTCTGCCTTCATGTCTGAGCTCCGGTCATACTTCCTTGGCCATGCCTTTCCTGGCAATCATCTAAGGCAGGTCTCACCTGGTTTTCTCTTGCCAAACACCCACTTTATACATTCACAGTCCTGACAATGTCTTGTTAGTACATATACATTAACATGTGTTCCTCTCCTGAGTGTCAGTGTGAGAAAAAGACTAATTTCCCAGTTCCAGGAGAGTAAGTCaggctctttttctttcagatgagGAGCTCTTTACCCAGAAACATAGATTCACATAATAAGGATAAAACCATTGtcagggaagaaaatggaattcCATGGAAGAAAAGGGAGTAAGTCTAGACACAGAGGGGACTCAGTGTTCTCATTTCTCACTGTGCCTGGCAGGTGCCCAATGATGGATGGTCACCATTCAAAAGCTGCAAGGCTTAAAAAGGCCCTTTCTGATCTGGCcagagaaggaataaaatttCGATAAGCAGATCCAGCAGGTACAGTGTGTACCACATTCACTCTTTACCCTCAGATGTCCAGCTGTCTGGGCCTCCTTCTTATGGGTCAGTGGTATAGTCTGCCTCTTACCACCTGGTAAGGTGACTCCACAAGCAGTTTACATGACGTCTAAGTGTGTAGGGAGCATTTCACCAACACTAGCCATCCTACCACATCAAGAACATCCAGACTCTCAGGAGAGAGAAACCATAGTCAAATTAACTCACTCGgccatttaaaaacagagagcAGCTGAAAGTCAGTCACTCATTTGCCTTTCCAAACACACCATTGGCTCCTAAAATCATACTACTCACTGCAGTCAACTTACATCAGCTGGTTTAATCCACTCAGTGGTAGTGTGGTGACCaaagaaagaaggtgggattaCACAGTAGTTGTCACTTCATTGGGTCAAAAGCCAAGTTGGGGACTATGTCCTAAGATCGTCTTACCAAGACTCTCCCAATGAAAAGTAAGTTTCATGGGGACTAGGGCCAtgtttctttcacttaccatTCATAGTCATCCTCACTGCATAGCACAGTGCTTggcgcatagtaggtgctcagtgaacatGTGTTGAATGaaggattaattaattaattaatgcaaaGTTTTTATCCCCCACACTCAAACTCTTCCTTCAGGTCTCGGGTTTATAGAACTCCATCAGGGACACCTTCCCTTGTCCTTCAGTCTAGCTCAGGATGTCCTAAGAGCTCTCCTTCAAGACACTCGTCACCATAGTAATTAACCACTTGTGTGATTGCTTAATGTCTTTGGTCCCCACAAGGCTCTGCCTGTACATCTCTGGCATCTAGTCACACATTAAGCACTCAACAGAACTTTGTTGAATGTTTTGATAGCTGAACTTCTTTGTTATAATAAACATCGTGAGGAGTTTTGAGTTTCTCAGCCAGAAAAAAGTATAAAGTCTCCATCTCAAATTTGAAGAAAGTTAGAGGTAAGGGACCCTCCCAACTCCCTGATGCCAGCGATGGTAATGAATCTCAGGGGAACCACAGCTTCATCCTGCAAAAGAAGAGAGGGACTCTCTAGATTGGTTAAGTTTGAGCTGTGTACCTTGTGTATCTCTGAGACCCATGGAGACCAAACAGAACCTCAAGCAGCCCCGGCCCGATGCCACCTCCACAGAGACAAGACGTCTGCCACTAATTGTTTACCTCAGAATCCTCTATGGGCACCATGACCCTGGAAAGGCATGTACCTTTAGCCAGAAGCCTCTTAAGCCCAACTGAAGATGAGTCATACGTATCTGCACCAGCTGACATCTGTCTTTGCCTTAGTTTAGGAGGGATGGGTAAATAATTAATTGTGTGCCTACATCCATTTCCCCAGGAAGGTGGCCCAGCAGGGGTACTGTGATAGGGCAGAAGCAATAGAAACTTCCTGAAAACTGGTGAACCCAGAAGTTCTGGGGAATACCCAAGATCGCTCATTTCTGAGGAGGTCTGGGGATGTGTTGGTGACAAAGGAGTTGGGGAGCATCATAAGGAAGACTGGTTGTTGGAAAACATGGAGGTTTGTGACACATGCACTACAAAGAAGACAGGACATGCCTATGTCCATGATCGGCAGACCATGTTACAGCTCTGGAGCTTCCCTCACTTTGAATCTCTGGTGAGTCCCCCAAAAAGTGTGGTCCTCAGGCAACACTGTAGAGCCTGGAATTTCCTGTGAAAACCAGGGGTCTCCATCATCGCAAGTGCCTTGTGAAGACAACTGAGCACCTCACCTGGTAGCTAGTAGGCAACCTGCATTGATGCATTTtgggaatgggggaaggggaatcTGATAGTTCTGGACGCTCTGCCTAGAAATCTGTCATCTGTCTGCCGGTGCCACTGGCAGGCTATGgcccatttgatttttttcatcattctcAGTATTCTGACTCAGATCCAGCTGTTGAGTCACAGAATCTCTAAAGCTTTTTCTCACTGTCTTCACGGACAGTCATTTGTTTCCCATTCGTCTCTCCCAAAGTGCTCTGCCCATGTCTTCACACAAGTGGTCTCACTGTGCTGGCTTCACTTATGAGCTTGAACTTAAGTTATTTTATAAGCAAtaatttaaagaggaaagaaaaatcatccaCCATCCTCCCATCCTTACTGGCGATCATGTTAATCTTTAAGTGTTCTCATCCAGTCCTTCTCCATCAAAATACATACGTCACATAGCTATAAAGTAGTGTGTTACCACTTTTCTTATGCAGTCTTATCACATTATCCTGCTCCCTACAGAAGCTTGCCTTAACCTGTcaaatctataaaaaaacaaCCAATGGCAAGGTTGCCTAGTTCTTTACCCAGACCTCCATGGACAGTATTAAACAATGTAGAAACCAGAagtaataatcatttaaaataagccattcaaaaattattttaaaaaaacatctgaATTTGAAACTGGCCAATGAGCAATTCTGAATATCACCATTAATTGTTATTAACTTTGTTATCATATTTAGGATATTATCCCAAAATATTAAACATGATGCCACATCTACAAATATATGCTCTCTTCCTCACTATATATCAGTTTCAAAGCACATGCTTCCCtcccaatgtgtcattcaaataatataataacaaGCAGTTTGTAATAAATTGACAAAAATTTCTTATAGTAATGtgtcagaaggaaagagaagcaaaatacaTCAACTATGAGCATGGTAGGTAAACAATAAACactaagaacagaaaaaatagaaatagaaatagaaataatagaaatttttaaaaatagaaataaatcaaaatgtgcATAAAAAGCCTCTGTGGGGCTACATATGATTCTTTTATTCCACTTCTCTGTGTTTCCTAAACTTCCTTATAATGAGCTGACAAtgccttcatattttttttactttttgtttaaataCTTATGGCCCCAAATCCCAGTGTCTTTTCTCCAATTTGACTGTGATTTCCTCTTATTGCCCTACTAGAGTTTCAGGCACAAAGGGAGATATTCAAATAGCTAACATTACACAGCTGCTTGCTCTGTGGCTAGCCTTGTGCTAAGTGTTGGGTATGCATCATTCATTTAAGCTCTGGGAGAACTCTTTACA from Mustela erminea isolate mMusErm1 chromosome 5, mMusErm1.Pri, whole genome shotgun sequence carries:
- the LOC116590190 gene encoding olfactory receptor 49-like; amino-acid sequence: MRNHTTVTEFVLLGLSDACELQMLIFLGLLLTYLLTLLGNLLIVGITLTDRRLHTPMYYFLRNFAVLEIWFTSVIFPKMLTNILTGYKTISLPGCFLQFFLYFFLGTTEFFLLAVMSFDRYVAICNPLRYATIMSKRVCIQLVLCSWMTGFLLIIFPSFITFQQPFCGPNVINHFFCDNFPLLELICADTSLIELLGFITANVSLLGTLSVTATCYGHILHTILRIPSAKERQKAFSTCSSHIIVVSLFYGSCIFMYVRSGKGNEGEDKNKVVALLNTVVTPMLNPFIYTLRNKQVKQVFREQANRLFL